TTCAGAATGTGAAGTTGCAGAGAGAtgttttggaatattttctgaGCATTTAGAAGTTCTCTTCCATCCCACCATGTGGGGGGTCTGGgagttgtttggggtttttgtttagGGACCAGCAGCACTAACCATGTTCCTTTTCCTTGCCTGTAGCTGTGGTGACCACCACTGCCACCACGACAGTGGTTCACTCTGCCTATCCCCAGCAAccagcagtgccacccagcTACCCAGCAGCTCCGTACCAAGGCTACCAGCCCgtggctgtgcagccccagccgGGGATGCCGGTGGCTCCGTACCCTGCACAGTACCCTCCCCCTTACCCCATGCAGCCGGCGGGACCCCCAGCTTACCATGAAACTGTGGCAGGTAAGGCAGCACCAAGTGCTTCTTCATCTCCTAAACAGCTAAAGAgacagctgctctggagaaaatcttatttgcatttattattttctgtggttATGTTAATACAAATGTAAACAAATTACGTAAAACTCAAGTTACAGTGGATGCTGCTGTTCAGCCTGGTGGAAATTTCCCTATCACTGTTTCTGTGTTAAGCAGTACCAGAGGAGGTGTGAGCTGGAGCTGTACTGGCAAAGTTTGGCAATGTGTGGGACTGTCAGCAGATCCAGTAGAACGTTTTACTAATTCAGCTgacatttaatattaaaatcaaaCTCAATTAACatacatacatgcatatatatgtatacatgaGTTGGATGTTTCCACATTCCCTTTCTAATCTAATATCTGTGAGCTCTAGTCTATAGAGgatgtagtgacaggacaagggggaatggatttAAACTAAAGCACAGCAAGTTTAGATTagttattaggaaaaaaatgtttactgtGAGGtttgtgaggccctggcacaagttgGCCAGAGAAGCTATGGACACATCTCTAGAAGTGTCCAAGGTGAGTTTGGATGGAACTCTGAACAAGCTGGTctcatggaaggtgtccctgcccatgacaaaGGGATTGGAAGGAGAAGTCTCTTGACAACTTGCAGTTAGAATTATCAGaatcttttttcttcagctttccttCTTTCACAGCATTGTTTTCATGCGGCCTTATTGTTGCAATGACTAATTCCCACTTCTGCTAGTAATAGCTGTTCTCTGAACAATTGGCTCCAGACTGCTCAGAGGGGCCAAAACTAGGCTTTTACTTGTAGGATCTTCAAGTTCTCTTACAAACCTCACTGGTAATCCTTCTAAGTAACAAAGTATAGTCCTGACTAGTAGATAATGCTCTTAGAAAGTAACTTTCAGGACAACTTGAATATAAAATGGCTTTTCATGGTGTGAAAGATTTGCAAACAGTTAGAAATTTTACATTACTAATGTGCAAACCAGCCCCACATGTGAAAACACTGACTTGGCAGGACTGTTgactctgtttttctgttatAAATGCCAAAGAAGCTGTGGGTTTTACAGGATTATGCCAAAGTGCTTTGGCTTCGTCTTTCTCATATAAGGGAGACAATAAATTAGTCATTTCACTTCTCCTGCTCTCTGGTttctcaggctgctgctggtttgTTAGTTTTAaaacagttgttttgttttgggtttttttgtttttttttctgggaacaTACCAGAGCACTTTCCATGTTGGCAGCTGAAAATGCCTCACAGTGAGAgttctttccttcatttctccTGCATGTTAACCAAAGAGCAGGCTGTTAATTAGGTCACATGCCAGGGGAGAATACCTGCTCTGCCACACAGGAGCTAAACCCACTCACTTTACAAGATCAGCAGAAGATAACCACACTTGCACTTTCCAGGGATCTGATCAGGTACTACTTGAACAAACTTGTGCTGTTTGACAGAGCTGAAAATGGAGATGCCACTTGAGAGCAGCTTTTCTCAGAACAGTAGAAAATAATTATCTCTTCCAAGAGATGCACATCTGGTATATAAGTCAAACTCTTTCATGTGCTCAGTAGTggtgggatatttttttccttttattttacttccttAATTAGTTTTTTGACACTtcacaggaaaacattttccctgAAGGAATCCTAAGATGATTTCTCTAGTCCTTTtaccagtgatttttttctcagcacaCTATCATGTATATACTCTTGTATGTGCACCCCTTACTTCCACTGGTGCTTTTTTTGAGCCAgatctgttcctttttttagaCTAGGTTCTCCCTTAAAGGCTGCTCATGTACACTCAGCATCAAAGAAGCCCCAAAGCCAACAAGAACAAAAGTTTTTGTGCTCTTACTTCTGAAATGCAGATGTTTTATGAGTGAGCACAAGCTGTTTTCAAGTCCCATTAAGACACTGGCTAAGTTGAACCTTTTAGCTGTGCGCTCAAAACAGAAATTGCCATTTTATATGTAGAGTTCAGAATGTACATTTtacaaatctgttttttcttgtgttttgcttttgcagctggtgctggagccCCTTACCCCACCCAGCCCCCTTACAACCCTGCTTACATGGATCCTCAGAAGCCCACCTATTGAAAAGCTCTTCTACTGTGCTTCTGCATacaaaacttttcaaaatatggTTTGTTCTGTTTACACCATGCACCTGTACTATATTTTTCTGGAAGACAAAAATCTTTTAAGTGGAGTGAAAATCAATTCaatatcttctctttttttaatgctccAAGGAAGGAGTATTTTTCTTGCAGAAGTTAATTTATACCTCAAGCAAAtacaaaaagagattttgctCTAGATACAATTAGAGAAGTGGGAAGAAAgagtatttcagaaatacaggACCACAGTACCATTTGCTGTGCAATAATTTTGAGAGGAATGGTCTAATATGAGCATTGTCAAATACCCAAAGCTGTAGCAATCTTTTGCACagtattaaaatgtaaaaacttAACCTCTGAGAAACTACCTGATACATGTTATGTAAGTTCTGCCTGTTTTGAAGCTACTATTGTTAGGTAAGCTACAATTTAATACATTTCATTTATCATTCAAAAGggaattttcctgttttgcaaCACATTTACCTTTGGTAAGGGGTAGTAAACCATGTTCAATTGCCTTTGAGCTAGTTCTAAATAGTATGAGTTGgttatttccttgttttctgtcCCAATTTTAAGGTTTATAAACTGTGCCTCCATTAGGTGTTATAGCTAGAAATCAACAGACTCTCTGCCACTTAAAGGACCAAATAGATCAAAAGCTGAAACCCTGAAAATTCTTCATAAAAATTATTGGATGAGTATTTCCTGTTCGGGTAGTATTGGACAAGCTTACTTCAGCTTGTACATTAATGTATTCATCTGTTGTTGATGAGTTTGGAATTAAAATCAGCCCCTTAATTACACGTTAAGCAGAGGTACCTTGGCAGCTTTCAGTCCTGCCTCATCACAGAGAAGGAATTCTTCTACAGGAGGGATGGGATGTCAGCAGAAGATTGGGGTTTTCAAATGTTCAGGGTTTTTTCACTGTCTCTAGTGGGAACTGTAGCTTGCAGGAATGTAAGAATTAGAGACCTTTATAGATCCAGTCTGCATTGGAGTAACAATGTGCAGGGTGAGGGGCCACAGTGGGCATCAAACCTCCCTTTTGTCTTCAACATTCCCATAAAGCTGAGCAGAGAATGAGAAGTCAGGCAAAGGAAGGATTTGGTCACAGCCAGgtaatgcatttttaagaagGTAATGCTTTCAGTCATGAAACATCTTGAGGCATCCTCGTGACTGTTAACACTGCTGGGGCTTTAGGCTTTATGAATCTTTCATTGCTCAAATAAATAAGGTGGAGGGTTTTTTCACTGTCCTCAACAATTCTGTCTTTTCCAACattgaaatgcaattttttgttAATCCTCATAGAACTATGTAGTTATTTGCATGTATCACTGTGACATAATAggtgaaataattttaacatatcttttacactgattttactttttttagaGAGGCCATTGAGCCATTTGTCCTGTGATTCTACATTTGGGGTATATTATTGTTTGGTGCATTGTTTTACCTCACAGAGTGGATGGAAATTGCTGCTGTCAAAGGCAGCCTTgttccttttcctcattttttgagtctatttctgaattattccaattcctttttaaagaaagttttcaGGGCATTTCAGAAGAACCTTGTTGAAAGTTCTTACACTGGGGTTCATGACAACCTGTGCCCTCTGTTACACCTCTCTGAGTGTTGAAGTTAGTAGCATGATATGGTGCCAAGAGGCACTTACAGAGCATGTATCCATGTATCCTGTGTCTGTGtattcctcctctttttcctgcCTTGTCAGCTGAGGAATTGGGCAAAACTTCATTAAACTCTCAGATGTTACATGGGACCAACCAAAAAAGGATGGTGTCTTCTGTATGGAGGAGGAAGTATTGCCTTAGAAGTCTGGAATGTTTCTGTGGGAGAGCACTGAGtaactgcagaaataaatccCATGCTACAGATCCTTCCCCTGGTGTTTATTCATGGAGAAGGAGGGCAGAGATTGTTCCAGCACCTTTGTTAGCCTGTGTAGAGCCAGGCCAGGGAAAGCACAGGTACAGCATCCAGTGTGGGGCTTCCTGAGGTTACTACTATGTCCTGCTCTTCCTGTCCCCC
This region of Vidua chalybeata isolate OUT-0048 chromosome 12, bVidCha1 merged haplotype, whole genome shotgun sequence genomic DNA includes:
- the SHISA5 gene encoding protein shisa-5 isoform X3; protein product: MRKLMSTNWISDSEIFQDPDDFNFSSSLSFGALAAIGVTVFAVIVITIILCLTCSCCCLYKACRRPRPVVTTTATTTVVHSAYPQQPAVPPSYPAAPYQGYQPVAVQPQPGMPVAPYPAQYPPPYPMQPAGPPAYHETVAAGAGAPYPTQPPYNPAYMDPQKPTY
- the SHISA5 gene encoding protein shisa-5 isoform X2 → MKMRYYVCKKSSDAEDPLEAVKKITEEMRKLMSTNWISDSEIFQDPDDFNFSSSLSFGALAAIGVTVFAVIVITIILCLTCSCCCLYKACRRPRPVVTTTATTTVVHSAYPQQPAVPPSYPAAPYQGYQPVAVQPQPGMPVAPYPAQYPPPYPMQPAGPPAYHETVAAGAGAPYPTQPPYNPAYMDPQKPTY